From the Astatotilapia calliptera chromosome 6, fAstCal1.2, whole genome shotgun sequence genome, one window contains:
- the dnm2b gene encoding dynamin-2 isoform X4: MGNRGMEDLIPLINKLQDAFSSIGQTCNLDLPQIAVVGGQSAGKSSVLENFVGRDFLPRGSGIVTRRPLILQLVNSKAEYAEFLHCKGRKFVDFDEVRQEIEAETDRLTGSNKGISPIPINLRVYSPNVLNLTLIDLPGMTKVPVGDQPQDIEHQIRDMLLQFITKESCLILAVTPANTDLANSDALKIAKEVDPQGLRTIGVITKLDLMDEGTDARDILENKLLPLRRGYIGVVNRSQKDIDGKKDIRAALAAERKFFLSHPAYRHIAERMGTPHLQKSLNQQLTNHIRDTLPGLRSKLQSQLLSLEKEVEEYKNFRPDDPARKTKALLQMVQQFGVDFEKCIEGSGDQVDTSNLSGGAKINRIFHERFPFELVKMEFDEKELRKEISYAIKNIHGVRTGLFTPDLAFEAIVKKQIIKLKEPCLKCIDLVIQELINTVRQCTNKLTSYPRLREETERIVTTYIRERDSKTKDQVLLLIDIELSYINTNHEDFIGFANAQQRTAANATKKRAMPNQPRERFL; this comes from the exons ATGGGAAACCGGGGAATGGAAGACTTGATTCCCCTCATCAACAAGCTCCAAGACGCCTTCAGCTCTATCGGCCAGACCTGCAACTTGGACCTGCCTCAGATAGCGGTCGTCGGCGGTCAGAGTGCAGGGAAGAGCTCCGTGTTGGAGAATTTCGTTGGGAG GGACTTTTTGCCCAGAGGATCTGGCATCGTCACCCGTCGCCCTCTCATCCTCCAGCTGGTTAACAGTAAAGCAG AGTATGCAGAGTTCTTGCACTGTAAAGGAAGGAAGTTTGTGGACTTTGATGAGGTCCGCCAGGAGATCGAAGCGGAAACAGACCGTCTCACTGGATCCAACAAAGGCATCTCCCCTATCCCCATCAACCTCCGTGTCTACTCCCCTAATG TGCTGAACCTGACCCTGATTGACCTACCGGGGATGACTAAAGTGCCTGTCGGTGACCAACCCCAGGACATTGAGCATCAGATCAGAGACATGTTGCTACAGTTCATCACTAAGGAGAGTTGTCTGATCCTGGCTGTTACCCCTGCAAACACAGACCTGGCCAACTCAGATGCCCTCAAGATAGCAAAGGAGGTGGACCCTCAGG GGCTACGGACCATTGGTGTGATCACAAAGTTGGACTTGATGGACGAGGGGACAGATGCACGAGACATCCTGGAAAACAAACTTCTGCCGCTCCGCAGAG GCTATATTGGTGTGGTGAACCGCAGTCAAAAGGACATTGATGGGAAGAAAGACATCCGTGCCGCTTTAGCCGCTGAAAGGAAGTTCTTCCTGTCTCATCCTGCATACAGGCACATTGCAGAACGCATGGGTACACCACACCTCCAGAAGTCCCTCAATCAA CAACTCACCAACCACATCCGCGACACGTTGCCAGGGTTACGCAGTAAACTCCAAAGCCAGCTGCTATCACTGgagaaggaggtggaggaatACAAAAACTTCCGTCCTGACGACCCGGCACGCAAGACAAAGGCGTTACTTCA gatgGTGCAGCAGTTTGGTGTGGACTTTGAGAAGTGTATAGAAGGGTCTGGAGATCAAGTGGATACTTCCAACTTGTCTGGTGGAGCGAAGATTAACCGTATCTTTCATGAGCGGTTTCCCTTTGAACTAGTGAAG ATGGAGTTTGATGAGAAGGAGCTGAGGAAAGAGATCAGCTATGCCATCAAGAACATCCATGGAGTCAG GACAGGCCTGTTCACCCCAGACTTGGCGTTTGAGGCCATAGTGAAAAAGCAGATCATTAAGCTGAAAGAGCCCTGTCTGAAATGCATCGACCTGGTCATCCAGGAGCTCATCAACACAGTCAGACAGTGCACCAATAAG CTGACCTCGTACCCCCGACTGAGAGAGGAGACCGAGCGGATTGTCACCACTTatatcagagagagagacagcaaaaCCAAAGACCAG GTGCTGCTGTTGATTGACATTGAGCTGTCCTACATAAACACTAACCATGAGGACTTTATTGGATTTGCCAA
- the LOC113023242 gene encoding CMRF35-like molecule 1 — protein MAASLQIIHLITAAVSFLSVMGNKDRRVNINCYNKPVNQTTFLGASATINCNYTRVKESGIKSFCREDASSYCNNLISSYDSNYTRLDRFSLRDDKQQRVYTVIISALTQQDAGKYQCSIKSGTSTSCLTEIHLYILNWDEVKPHEIIGVTSETATITCNYSKSEEDTEKYLCKGKNPLSCDELIRTTEEDRVVVKDRFYMRDNKRRNYFYVYISDLRRTDSGTYWCGSGKTMTNAEYTKIYLSITERHTQTKESVGLRLKRDVDEHLGLRIGIGVGVGVGSLVVIAVVVLILYRCKVLKMSETAAEGSSELRTKSGHNTEGNTGDHQYEEINIRRQQESSLPSVCAVTSPPPDLVYHANVDFQKDTNVNLPADIVHYATVDFQKDERMLPVTSENGSTPMGQDVISPSADMLQYTTVGFHTGGKTLPDTKKNSSAGRGHSATSNQAPETTLYSTVIRQGEQ, from the exons ATGGCAGCATCATTACAAATCATCCACTTAATAACAG CTGCTGTGAGCTTTTTGTCTGTAATGGGAAACAAGGACAGACGTGTCAACATTAACT GCTACAACAAACCAGTGAACCAGACCACATTTCTTGGCGCCTCGGCTACCATCAACTGCAACTATACAAGAGTAAAAGAAAGTGGAATCAAATCCTTTTGTAGAGAAGATGCAAGCTCTTATTGCAATAATCTGATATCATCTTATGACTCAAATTACACCAGACTAGACAGATTTTCTCTCAGAGATGATAAACAGCAAAGAGTCTACACTGTGATCATTTCTGCACTGACCcaacaagatgctggaaaaTACCAGTGTAGTATAAAATCTGGTACATCCACTTCTTGTTTAACTGAGATCCACCTCTATATTTTGA ACTGGGACGAGGTTAAACCACATGAAATAATTGGTGTTACTTCAGAGACTGCAACAATTACATGTAACTATTCTAAGAGTGAAGAGGACACTGAAAAATACCTTTGCAAAGGAAAGAATCCCTTGAGCTGTGATGAGTTAATACGGacaacagaagaagacagaGTTGTAGTTAAAGACAGATTTTACATGAGGGATAATAAAAGAAGGAACTACTTCTATGTCTACATCAGTGACCTGAGGAGAACCGACTCTGGAACGTATTGGTGCGGATCTGGTAAAACAATGACAAATGCTGAATACACCAAAATATACCTTTCTATCA cTGAAAGACACACTCAAACCAAAGAATCAGTCGGTTTACGTTTGAAGAGAGATGTAGATGAGCATTTAG GCCTGCGTATTGGTATTGGagtgggtgtgggtgtgggaTCATTAGTGGTGATTGCTGTGGTTGTGCTAATACTATACAGATGTAAAGTCCTCAAGATGTCAG AAACTGCTGCTGAGGGGTCATCAGAGCTGAGGACAAAGTCTGGACATAacacagag GGAAATACTGGAGATCATCAATATGAAGAGATTAACATACGGAGGCAGCAAGAGAGCTCACTGCcctctgtttgtgctgttacCAGCCCTCCTCCAGACCTGGTCTACCATGCTAATGTTGACTTTCAGAAGGATACCAATGTCAATCTTCCTGCAGACATAGTCCACTATGCCACTGTGGATTTccaaaaagatgaaagaatgcTTCCTGTCACTAGTGAAAATGGCTCTACTCCCATGGGACAAGACGTCATCAGTCCTTCTGCAGACATGCTTCAGTATACCACTGTGGGTTTCCACACTGGTGGAAAAACACTTCCTGACACTAAGAAAAATAGCTCCGCTGGCAGGGGACATAGTGCTACCAGTAATCAAGCACCTGAGACAACTCTCTATTCAACTGTTATAAGACAAGGGGAGCAATAA